In a genomic window of Gloeocapsopsis dulcis:
- a CDS encoding alpha/beta fold hydrolase → MTITENLAMLTLSITAISLLTGIFYQAVSEALDRRRYPPQGELVNIGGFRLHLNCNGQGTPTVVMDAGGGAPSITWGLVPSEIAKFTRVCTYDRAGLGWSDPNPRISRTSQQSVDELHLLLTKAGINPPYILVGHSLGGVNMRLYASQHPEDVVGLVLVDSSHENQMTSEMWRRIKMQSWLYQVLRVVSQVGVLRLIGEMNLLPILEDIKREIQKYPLAVQTLFDTYKSFCYRPDYWATASSELANIKKSFEALQSVTSLGSLPLIVLSQGSKDSKMSDERFQKWASLQLDLTKLSSNSQRIIAENSGHLVQLDQPELVISAVQRLIESV, encoded by the coding sequence ATGACAATTACGGAAAATTTGGCTATGCTTACTCTAAGTATTACCGCAATCTCATTACTTACAGGCATTTTCTATCAAGCAGTGAGTGAAGCCTTAGATCGACGCCGATATCCTCCACAAGGTGAACTTGTGAATATTGGCGGATTTCGTCTACATCTCAACTGTAATGGGCAGGGTACACCAACGGTTGTTATGGATGCTGGTGGTGGTGCTCCCTCAATTACATGGGGCTTGGTTCCATCTGAAATTGCTAAATTTACCCGTGTTTGCACTTATGATCGCGCGGGGTTGGGTTGGAGCGATCCCAATCCCAGGATCTCCCGCACCAGTCAGCAGAGCGTTGATGAATTACATTTACTTTTGACTAAGGCTGGAATTAATCCTCCCTACATTTTAGTTGGACACTCATTGGGTGGAGTCAATATGCGGCTGTATGCAAGTCAACATCCAGAAGATGTGGTCGGATTAGTGTTAGTCGATTCTTCCCATGAAAATCAGATGACATCCGAAATGTGGAGGCGCATAAAAATGCAGTCTTGGCTTTATCAGGTTTTGAGGGTTGTCAGTCAAGTTGGAGTGCTGCGATTAATCGGGGAGATGAATCTGTTACCAATTCTTGAGGACATTAAGCGAGAAATTCAAAAATATCCGCTGGCAGTACAAACCTTATTTGATACCTATAAATCCTTCTGTTACCGTCCCGACTATTGGGCAACCGCATCCAGTGAACTTGCCAATATAAAAAAGAGCTTTGAGGCACTTCAATCAGTTACATCACTGGGCAGCCTGCCTTTGATTGTGTTGAGCCAAGGTTCTAAAGATTCAAAGATGAGTGATGAAAGATTCCAGAAATGGGCATCGCTTCAGTTAGACTTGACCAAACTATCGTCAAATAGCCAACGTATCATTGCAGAAAATAGTGGACATCTTGTGCAACTAGATCAACCTGAGTTGGTTATTAGTGCAGTCCAACGGTTGATTGAGAGCGTCTAA